In Methermicoccus shengliensis DSM 18856, a single genomic region encodes these proteins:
- a CDS encoding SDH family Clp fold serine proteinase: protein MYDPTSLLWLVLLFYLILSPQLRFRQLQAARSSLMKSIAKKRGSAVITLIHRQESLGLFGIPFYRFIDIEDSEEVLRAIRTVPSNKPIDLIVHTPGGLVLAATQIAKALKEHEGEVRVIVPHYAMSGGTLIALAADTIIMSPNAVLGPVDPQIKSYPAPSILNAVEKKDNNELDDETLILADVAEKSIRQVRAFVYSLLRDTHGEERARELSEVLTEGRWTHDFPITVEVARSLGLNVSTDVPEEVYHLMEHYPQPLRQRISSVEFIPAPPSREGKPK from the coding sequence ATGTACGACCCCACATCGCTCCTGTGGTTGGTGCTGCTGTTCTACCTCATCCTCTCCCCCCAGCTAAGGTTTCGGCAGCTTCAGGCAGCGCGCTCGAGCCTCATGAAGTCCATCGCCAAGAAGAGGGGTAGCGCTGTCATAACCCTCATCCACAGGCAGGAGAGCCTCGGGCTGTTCGGCATTCCCTTCTACAGGTTCATCGACATCGAGGACTCTGAGGAGGTGTTGAGGGCAATCAGGACGGTGCCCAGCAACAAGCCCATCGACCTCATAGTGCACACACCTGGGGGGCTCGTGCTCGCAGCCACCCAGATTGCCAAGGCGCTAAAGGAGCACGAGGGCGAGGTCAGGGTAATCGTTCCCCACTATGCGATGAGCGGGGGAACACTGATTGCGCTGGCGGCAGACACCATAATCATGAGCCCCAATGCAGTGCTCGGACCTGTTGACCCTCAAATCAAGAGCTACCCTGCCCCCAGCATACTGAACGCCGTGGAGAAGAAGGATAACAACGAACTGGATGACGAGACGCTGATACTGGCAGACGTGGCAGAAAAGTCCATCAGGCAGGTAAGGGCGTTCGTGTACTCTCTGCTCAGGGATACGCACGGAGAGGAGCGGGCACGGGAGCTATCCGAGGTGCTCACCGAGGGCAGGTGGACACATGACTTCCCCATCACTGTGGAGGTTGCCCGCTCCCTTGGGCTGAACGTGAGCACCGATGTCCCAGAGGAGGTGTATCACCTCATGGAGCACTACCCCCAGCCATTGAGGCAGCGAATATCGAGCGTGGAGTTCATACCCGCACCCCCCTCACGGGAGGGAAAGCCAAAGTGA
- a CDS encoding DUF1614 domain-containing protein: MSREDDRILIYTPLSLLLLGVLLLLLLPLLALLFVGAVGSSFVRLGFSPMQAFGVLIASLLGSFVNIPLLRREVVVRELPAGGFFRLFGIFEYPRLVVKKQVLCINLGGALIPLLVAAYLLPRLPLYPVVLTFLLVCIVCYVLARPVEGVGIVLPAFVPPIISALLALTLYPEGAAGVAFCAGVLGTLVGADVLHLPRLLRMGAGVMSIGGAGVFDGIFLTGVLAAMLS, encoded by the coding sequence ATGTCGAGGGAGGATGACCGAATACTGATATACACACCCCTCTCCCTGCTCCTTCTGGGTGTGCTACTGCTGCTGCTGTTGCCACTGCTGGCATTGCTGTTCGTGGGTGCGGTGGGAAGCTCCTTTGTGAGGCTTGGCTTCTCTCCAATGCAGGCATTTGGCGTGCTCATTGCCTCTCTTCTCGGGAGCTTTGTCAACATCCCCCTGCTCAGAAGAGAGGTGGTGGTGAGAGAGCTGCCAGCGGGCGGGTTCTTCAGGCTCTTTGGAATCTTCGAGTACCCAAGGCTGGTGGTAAAAAAGCAGGTGCTGTGCATCAACCTCGGGGGTGCACTCATACCTCTGCTCGTGGCTGCCTATCTGCTTCCAAGGCTGCCCCTATATCCGGTGGTGCTCACATTCCTGCTGGTGTGCATCGTGTGCTATGTGCTCGCAAGGCCCGTGGAGGGCGTGGGCATCGTGCTTCCTGCATTCGTTCCACCCATCATCTCGGCGCTCTTGGCTCTCACGCTGTACCCAGAGGGGGCGGCTGGGGTGGCATTCTGTGCAGGGGTGCTCGGAACGCTCGTTGGAGCCGACGTGCTGCACCTGCCAAGGCTGCTGCGCATGGGCGCTGGGGTGATGAGCATTGGCGGAGCTGGTGTGTTCGACGGGATATTCCTCACTGGGGTGCTCGCAGCGATGCTGTCTTAG
- the hdrA2 gene encoding CoB-CoM heterodisulfide reductase HdrA2, giving the protein MRIGVFVCHCGQNIAGALDTSRVLECALSEEGVAHAEELQFACSQEGQRAIQSAIVEHKLDRIVVAACSPHLHEPTFRRAVEGLINPYLVECTNIREQCSWVHTDRARATRKACDLVRMGIARARHLEPLKPRRIVVNRDVLVIGGGVAGITAALELANADFHVHLVERNSSLGGKMALLDKVFPTGDCSICVFAPKMSEAYAHPNITVHTYTEVEDISGHVGSFRIKLRHKPRYINEYCKGCIELCSSVCPVEVPNEFDFHLSKRKAIYKPFAQAVPEYAVIDPEACVGCGLCRLACPLDAVDYEQKESTEEVEVGAIIVATGYSTFDPARKPHYHFSEGKDVITSAQLERMLSASGPTGGTLVQPSSMSVPKSVAFVQCVGSRDEQVGNAYCSRVCCMSAIKNALQIKERHPEVEVSVHYLDVRACGEGYEEMYLRAQKAGVRFIRGLPGEIIPAELEGRDGGADVLYEDTLAGRLMRTHYDLVVLSVGMESPEEAEPIARMLNLRRRDDRFLAVAHPKMRPAESVYRGIFLAGCATGPKEIQLSITQAGEAASRAMSLLSKGVIEADAYTAVVDAEKCIGCGICESVCPSASIQLGGNPKRARVDGSTCIACGTCIASCPADAIDQKNFTDSQILSQIRAIDPESEYPLIVAFLCNWCAYGAADLAGISKLKYPPNVRIIRVMCSGRVDPQMVLEALKCGADGVLIGGCRMGECHYQTGNCHCEARMEALREMLAEQGISPDRIATVWVSANESQTLIEALETLIERVEQLGPVGKEMDGGWEMDGRVPK; this is encoded by the coding sequence ATGAGAATAGGAGTGTTCGTGTGCCACTGCGGACAGAACATCGCTGGAGCGCTCGACACCTCAAGGGTGCTGGAGTGTGCCCTCTCAGAGGAGGGGGTGGCGCACGCAGAGGAGCTTCAGTTTGCATGCTCACAGGAGGGACAGAGGGCAATCCAGAGCGCCATCGTGGAGCACAAGCTCGACAGGATAGTGGTGGCTGCATGCTCCCCCCACCTTCACGAGCCCACGTTTCGAAGGGCTGTCGAGGGACTCATAAACCCTTACCTCGTGGAGTGCACCAACATCCGAGAGCAGTGCTCATGGGTGCACACCGACCGTGCGAGGGCAACCCGCAAGGCGTGCGACCTCGTGAGGATGGGGATAGCGAGGGCGAGGCATCTCGAGCCCCTAAAGCCAAGGCGGATAGTGGTAAACAGGGACGTGCTCGTGATAGGGGGAGGGGTGGCGGGCATCACCGCAGCCCTCGAGCTTGCCAATGCGGACTTCCACGTGCATCTCGTGGAGCGCAACTCAAGCCTTGGGGGCAAGATGGCGCTGCTGGACAAGGTGTTCCCCACTGGCGACTGCTCGATATGCGTGTTTGCCCCCAAGATGAGCGAGGCGTATGCTCATCCCAACATCACGGTGCACACATACACAGAGGTGGAGGACATCTCTGGGCACGTGGGAAGCTTTCGGATTAAGCTCAGACACAAGCCCAGATACATAAACGAGTACTGCAAGGGATGCATAGAGCTGTGCTCCTCCGTGTGCCCGGTGGAGGTGCCCAACGAGTTCGACTTTCACCTCTCCAAGCGCAAGGCGATATACAAGCCCTTTGCTCAGGCGGTGCCAGAGTATGCGGTGATAGACCCAGAGGCGTGTGTGGGATGTGGGCTGTGCAGGCTGGCATGCCCCCTCGATGCCGTGGACTATGAGCAAAAGGAGAGCACAGAGGAGGTGGAGGTGGGCGCCATCATCGTTGCCACAGGCTACTCCACCTTCGACCCAGCACGAAAGCCCCACTACCACTTTTCGGAAGGGAAGGATGTTATTACCTCTGCCCAGCTCGAGCGCATGCTCAGCGCCTCTGGTCCCACGGGTGGAACGCTCGTTCAGCCCTCCTCGATGAGCGTGCCCAAGAGCGTGGCATTCGTCCAGTGCGTGGGCTCGAGGGACGAGCAGGTGGGCAACGCCTACTGCTCCAGAGTGTGCTGCATGTCGGCGATAAAGAACGCCCTTCAGATAAAAGAGCGCCACCCAGAGGTGGAGGTGAGCGTGCACTACCTCGACGTCAGGGCATGCGGCGAGGGCTATGAGGAGATGTACCTCAGGGCACAGAAGGCGGGTGTGAGGTTCATACGGGGGCTTCCCGGGGAGATAATACCCGCCGAGCTCGAGGGGCGTGATGGGGGTGCGGACGTGCTCTACGAGGACACGCTGGCGGGCAGGCTGATGCGCACCCACTACGACCTCGTGGTGCTCTCTGTGGGCATGGAGAGTCCAGAGGAAGCAGAGCCAATCGCGAGGATGCTGAACCTCCGCAGGAGGGACGACCGCTTTTTGGCAGTGGCACACCCCAAGATGAGACCAGCAGAGAGCGTGTACAGGGGGATTTTTCTTGCTGGCTGCGCCACGGGTCCCAAGGAGATACAGCTCTCCATAACGCAGGCTGGAGAGGCGGCCTCGAGGGCAATGTCGCTGCTGTCCAAGGGCGTGATAGAGGCGGATGCGTACACTGCTGTGGTGGATGCCGAGAAGTGCATAGGGTGCGGGATATGCGAGAGCGTGTGCCCCTCGGCGAGCATACAGCTCGGCGGAAACCCCAAGAGGGCACGTGTGGATGGAAGCACGTGCATCGCGTGCGGCACGTGCATTGCCTCGTGTCCAGCAGACGCCATAGACCAGAAAAACTTCACAGACAGCCAGATTCTCTCGCAGATACGCGCCATTGACCCTGAGAGCGAGTATCCTCTGATAGTGGCTTTCCTGTGCAACTGGTGTGCCTACGGGGCTGCAGACCTTGCGGGAATATCCAAGCTCAAGTACCCACCCAACGTGCGAATAATCAGGGTGATGTGCTCTGGAAGGGTGGACCCGCAGATGGTGCTCGAGGCGTTGAAGTGCGGAGCAGATGGCGTGCTCATTGGAGGATGCCGCATGGGCGAGTGCCACTATCAGACTGGAAACTGCCACTGTGAGGCGAGGATGGAGGCGCTAAGGGAGATGCTCGCCGAGCAGGGCATATCGCCAGACAGGATAGCCACAGTATGGGTGTCTGCCAACGAAAGCCAGACGCTCATTGAGGCGCTGGAGACACTCATCGAGAGGGTGGAGCAGCTGGGGCCAGTGGGGAAGGAGATGGATGGTGGATGGGAGATGGATGGGAGAGTGCCTAAGTGA
- a CDS encoding ATP-grasp domain-containing protein translates to MKVLVAEYAVASGLEPPIRYEGLAMLSVLVRGFVESGCEVSYLTRGTTLRWGTPIRCDDGRFEQMLRERCREVDAALVIAPDELLAPLTRVVEEECLNLGCPSACVGTCADKLEVFEALKGRVPTCEPWEGEGPWVSKPRFGCASEDVVLGGRRVRGERWKPLRGKSVSMGVVGSRHGVLTLPLTLQRIHYVCDGLGLSDIDAALEHAERGNVVRIEYGGNVVPHPSPMEEDVAQVVREAYGILGCEGYVGMDVVLADEPYIVDVNPRPTTSILGLDVVCTPSVGRLILSAKLPECFGELPERVDVNGQMAFSKEDIPLLLQRLGFTYNFK, encoded by the coding sequence ATGAAGGTGCTGGTGGCCGAGTACGCGGTGGCGAGTGGGCTTGAGCCCCCGATACGGTACGAGGGGCTCGCCATGCTGAGCGTGCTCGTGAGGGGATTTGTGGAGAGCGGGTGTGAGGTGAGCTACCTCACTCGGGGCACAACGCTTCGCTGGGGCACCCCCATCCGGTGCGATGATGGGCGCTTCGAGCAGATGCTGAGGGAGCGGTGCAGAGAGGTGGATGCCGCACTCGTGATAGCTCCAGATGAGCTGCTGGCTCCCCTCACACGGGTGGTGGAGGAGGAGTGTTTGAATCTCGGGTGTCCCTCGGCGTGTGTTGGCACGTGCGCCGATAAGCTCGAGGTGTTCGAGGCACTTAAGGGAAGGGTGCCCACCTGTGAGCCATGGGAGGGCGAAGGCCCATGGGTGAGCAAGCCAAGGTTCGGATGCGCCTCAGAGGATGTGGTGCTGGGAGGAAGACGGGTACGTGGGGAGAGGTGGAAGCCCCTCAGGGGAAAGAGCGTGAGCATGGGGGTGGTGGGCTCACGGCACGGGGTGCTCACTCTCCCTCTCACCCTTCAGAGGATTCACTACGTGTGTGATGGGCTGGGTCTCTCTGACATCGATGCCGCCCTCGAGCATGCCGAGAGGGGAAATGTGGTCAGGATAGAGTACGGGGGCAATGTGGTGCCCCATCCCTCACCGATGGAGGAAGATGTGGCTCAGGTAGTGCGAGAGGCATACGGGATACTGGGCTGCGAGGGCTACGTGGGCATGGACGTGGTGCTCGCAGACGAGCCATACATCGTGGATGTTAACCCAAGGCCCACCACCTCTATCCTCGGGCTTGATGTCGTGTGCACGCCCTCGGTCGGACGGTTAATACTGAGCGCGAAGCTTCCAGAGTGTTTTGGAGAGCTTCCAGAGCGTGTGGATGTGAATGGGCAGATGGCGTTTTCCAAGGAGGATATTCCGCTGCTATTGCAGAGATTGGGCTTCACATATAATTTTAAATAG
- a CDS encoding ferritin-like domain-containing protein, translating to MSRQELIDALNSDRADELAAIIQYMGHHYEAEGMEALPIMDMVRQIAIDEMRHAEMLAERIVMLGGTPTQTPSEIHRGGDLRKMMEDDLAAESRAIENYRKHIKLADQEGDTTTRRMLEEILADEEMHADQFRTVLGSK from the coding sequence TTGAGCAGGCAGGAGCTGATAGATGCGCTCAACAGCGATAGGGCGGACGAGCTGGCGGCTATAATCCAGTACATGGGACATCACTACGAGGCAGAGGGTATGGAGGCCCTTCCCATCATGGACATGGTGAGGCAGATAGCCATCGACGAGATGAGACATGCTGAGATGCTCGCTGAGCGCATCGTGATGCTGGGGGGCACTCCCACCCAGACGCCCTCTGAGATTCACAGGGGTGGGGACCTCAGGAAGATGATGGAGGATGACCTTGCAGCAGAGAGCAGGGCGATAGAGAACTACAGGAAGCACATAAAGCTCGCTGACCAGGAGGGAGACACCACCACCCGCAGGATGCTCGAGGAAATCCTTGCAGATGAGGAGATGCACGCCGACCAGTTCAGGACTGTTCTCGGCTCAAAGTGA
- a CDS encoding DUF1405 domain-containing protein — protein MAFQQHPSSTIEWFSSFRRRAARRRLLVGACCMGALYGYWYYVPQLLITPIHLWLLVPDCPLFVSLFVVVLLLCELDVRVEVLDGFVLFGLVKYGAWTLFVMLLYFDVYLSALSSTKLFLFAGHIGMVLCALTLVKGLREGLAQWHPLVFTLGFLVLDVMDYLVGTHPLIPLQHIQLVALFSVCTTLAIGAILYAFIRGDSTAIRVDDVEGG, from the coding sequence GTGGCGTTCCAGCAGCACCCATCGAGCACGATTGAGTGGTTTTCCAGTTTCAGGAGGAGGGCAGCGAGAAGAAGGCTTCTCGTGGGTGCGTGCTGTATGGGGGCTCTGTATGGGTACTGGTACTATGTCCCTCAGCTTCTCATAACGCCCATCCACCTGTGGCTCCTCGTTCCAGACTGCCCCCTGTTCGTGAGCCTCTTCGTGGTCGTGCTCCTGCTGTGCGAGCTGGATGTGAGGGTGGAAGTGCTGGATGGGTTCGTGCTGTTTGGACTCGTCAAGTATGGCGCATGGACACTGTTTGTGATGCTGCTGTACTTCGATGTGTACCTCTCTGCACTCTCCTCAACCAAGCTCTTTCTGTTTGCTGGGCACATAGGGATGGTGCTCTGTGCCCTCACCCTCGTGAAGGGGCTTCGAGAGGGGCTTGCCCAATGGCATCCCCTTGTGTTCACGCTGGGCTTTCTCGTGCTGGACGTGATGGACTACTTGGTGGGCACCCATCCCCTGATACCCCTACAGCACATCCAGCTCGTGGCACTGTTCTCGGTGTGCACCACCCTCGCCATCGGTGCCATACTGTATGCTTTTATACGTGGTGATAGCACTGCCATTAGGGTTGACGATGTCGAGGGAGGATGA
- a CDS encoding aconitase X swivel domain-containing protein — MRIGVRSISRGCAHGHAVKSQKPISFLGDVDPTTGRISDPNNALFGTSIAGRVFVFPEARGSTVGSYVLYDMARRGTAPAALVAHRAETIVAVGAIISKIPLVDGVSLSEMERIHDGDFITVNADEEYIEVRCVHE; from the coding sequence ATGAGGATTGGGGTGCGCTCAATTTCACGCGGATGTGCGCATGGTCATGCAGTAAAGAGCCAAAAGCCCATCTCATTTCTCGGAGATGTTGACCCCACGACAGGAAGAATCTCGGACCCGAACAATGCGCTGTTTGGCACCAGCATCGCTGGAAGGGTGTTCGTGTTTCCAGAGGCGCGTGGCTCCACCGTGGGCTCATACGTGCTGTACGACATGGCGCGGCGTGGCACCGCCCCGGCAGCTCTCGTTGCCCATCGTGCAGAGACCATCGTGGCGGTGGGCGCCATAATCTCCAAAATCCCACTGGTGGATGGGGTGAGTCTATCAGAGATGGAGAGAATCCATGACGGAGATTTTATAACGGTGAACGCAGATGAGGAATACATCGAGGTGAGGTGTGTGCATGAGTGA
- the nadC gene encoding carboxylating nicotinate-nucleotide diphosphorylase, giving the protein MLRCELERFIEEDVGWAGELFDIVDGECIGVVYAGQEGVVAGLEEAHEVFEYFGLDVELLVVDGSSVREGDALMRVRGSASSLLRAERLALNFIGRMSGIATMTRRCVDALRQAGSRVRVACTRKTTPGFRKFEKRAVVLGGGDAHRFDLSDAIMLKDNHLKLITIEEGVRRARALAGVMRKVEVEVESIEDAVRAARAGADVIMFDNMSPEQIQKGVHTLQRLGLRDGVLLEASGGITCENITSYAHIGLDFVSVGQIVHSAPFFDVRLEVV; this is encoded by the coding sequence ATGCTGAGATGCGAGCTCGAGAGGTTCATAGAGGAGGACGTTGGCTGGGCAGGTGAGCTATTCGACATAGTGGATGGGGAGTGCATTGGCGTGGTGTATGCTGGGCAGGAGGGTGTGGTGGCGGGCCTTGAGGAGGCACATGAGGTGTTCGAGTACTTTGGGCTGGATGTGGAGCTGCTGGTGGTGGATGGAAGCTCAGTGAGGGAGGGGGATGCACTCATGCGTGTGAGGGGCAGTGCGAGCAGCCTTCTCAGGGCAGAGCGGCTCGCCCTCAACTTCATTGGCAGGATGTCGGGCATTGCCACCATGACCCGCAGGTGTGTGGATGCCCTAAGGCAGGCAGGCTCTCGTGTGCGGGTGGCATGCACCAGAAAGACCACTCCCGGCTTTAGGAAATTTGAGAAGCGGGCGGTGGTGCTCGGTGGGGGCGATGCCCACAGGTTCGACCTCTCGGATGCCATCATGCTAAAGGACAACCACCTCAAGCTGATAACAATCGAAGAGGGGGTGAGAAGGGCAAGGGCTCTTGCGGGAGTGATGCGAAAGGTGGAGGTGGAGGTGGAGAGTATAGAGGATGCCGTAAGGGCTGCGAGGGCTGGAGCCGATGTTATCATGTTCGACAACATGAGCCCAGAGCAGATACAGAAGGGGGTGCACACGCTGCAGAGGCTGGGGCTGAGGGACGGCGTGCTGCTCGAAGCATCGGGCGGCATCACATGCGAGAACATCACGAGTTATGCTCACATAGGGCTGGACTTCGTGTCGGTGGGACAAATCGTGCACTCTGCGCCCTTCTTTGACGTCAGGCTCGAGGTAGTATAG
- a CDS encoding acyltransferase produces MRRLSTYPVRGEHNSLWYWSRVRSPLRVALNYLLMRLASVCPSLRLKAWIYRRMGMRVGSHVSVAFGVVVDIFFPELIEIDDEAIVGYGTTILAHEFLQHELRCGRVRIGKRALIGANCTILAGVEVADGCVVSACSLVNRDVEGFVGGVPAAPIEHD; encoded by the coding sequence ATGAGGAGGCTGAGCACGTATCCTGTGAGGGGCGAGCACAACAGCCTGTGGTACTGGAGCAGGGTGCGCTCCCCCCTGCGAGTGGCGCTGAACTACTTACTGATGAGGCTTGCGAGCGTGTGCCCCTCGCTTCGGCTCAAGGCATGGATATACCGCAGAATGGGCATGAGGGTAGGAAGCCACGTCTCGGTGGCATTCGGGGTGGTGGTAGACATCTTCTTTCCAGAGCTCATAGAGATAGACGATGAGGCAATCGTGGGGTATGGGACGACCATCCTCGCCCACGAGTTCCTACAGCACGAGCTGAGATGCGGCAGGGTGAGGATTGGCAAGAGGGCGCTCATAGGGGCAAACTGCACGATACTCGCTGGGGTGGAGGTGGCAGATGGATGTGTGGTCTCGGCATGCTCCCTCGTGAACAGGGATGTGGAGGGGTTCGTTGGTGGCGTTCCAGCAGCACCCATCGAGCACGATTGA
- a CDS encoding thiamine pyrophosphate-binding protein — protein sequence MNSVMNGIEALVCALRAAGVQSVYAVPGYPITELAEHVIEHMRPRARWVISEKSAFEMAFGGSVSGRRTCVITKHVGLNVLSDPLITSATHTIGAGLVVITGDDPLALGSQNEQDSRYYGLLAEVPVFDPNPHNLMGCVASAYMLSERTRAPAIIRLTSRLLEAECALESLSIPREPLSSYDHGVWSLTLHGKHQRFYRDAHPLMRQEAEHTSLNRLVHRGEDVVISSGYASYVVERALEAGGLDVSHLSLSLVNPLPLSLLSRALSYRRVLVVEEPYPFIEHHIATHEHVRGRTTGHITSTGIGEEDVLWALERLDTEKLEPEYVPQSLDMRGYRHYICDNCPFLPLLEALSELDVPVAGDVGCVIRSAPEPMAAVDVALALGSAVGVASGFPEGGIAVIGDFALLHSALPSLVHARAWSIDVLVVVLKNSVAAITGGQWLPELELLDDVVRGICPEVRVVSCSALDRDGWHELLSTLLEGHGLRMVIAEGVCPEG from the coding sequence GTGAATAGTGTGATGAACGGGATAGAGGCGCTGGTGTGTGCCCTGCGTGCTGCTGGCGTGCAGAGTGTGTATGCGGTGCCGGGCTACCCCATCACCGAGCTGGCTGAGCACGTAATCGAGCACATGCGCCCCCGTGCGAGGTGGGTGATAAGCGAAAAGAGCGCGTTCGAGATGGCGTTCGGGGGCTCCGTGAGTGGCAGGAGGACGTGTGTAATCACAAAGCACGTGGGGCTCAACGTGCTCTCAGACCCCCTCATCACCAGCGCCACCCACACCATTGGGGCAGGGCTGGTGGTCATCACGGGAGATGACCCTCTGGCATTGGGCTCCCAGAACGAGCAGGACTCGAGGTACTACGGGCTGCTCGCCGAGGTGCCAGTGTTTGACCCCAACCCGCACAATCTCATGGGCTGCGTTGCCAGCGCATACATGCTCTCAGAGCGCACGCGGGCGCCAGCCATCATCAGGCTGACATCGAGGTTGCTTGAAGCAGAGTGCGCACTGGAGTCCCTCTCTATCCCGAGGGAGCCGCTCTCCAGCTATGACCATGGTGTGTGGAGCCTCACGCTTCATGGAAAGCACCAGCGCTTTTACAGGGACGCCCATCCCCTGATGAGGCAGGAGGCAGAGCACACCTCTCTAAACAGGCTCGTGCACAGGGGCGAGGATGTGGTGATATCCTCTGGATATGCCTCATACGTGGTGGAGCGGGCACTTGAGGCTGGGGGACTCGATGTGAGCCATCTCTCGCTCTCCCTCGTGAACCCCCTCCCTCTCTCGCTGCTCTCGAGGGCTCTCTCATACAGAAGGGTGCTCGTGGTGGAGGAGCCGTATCCCTTCATAGAGCACCACATCGCCACCCATGAGCACGTCAGGGGGAGGACCACCGGGCACATCACGAGCACTGGGATAGGGGAGGAGGACGTGCTGTGGGCGCTTGAAAGGCTCGATACAGAAAAGCTCGAGCCAGAGTACGTTCCCCAGAGCCTCGACATGCGGGGCTACAGGCACTACATATGCGATAACTGTCCGTTCCTTCCGCTTCTCGAGGCGCTCTCAGAGCTGGATGTGCCAGTGGCAGGCGATGTGGGCTGTGTCATCAGGAGTGCTCCAGAGCCCATGGCTGCGGTGGATGTGGCACTGGCTCTGGGCTCTGCCGTGGGGGTGGCAAGCGGCTTTCCAGAGGGGGGCATAGCGGTGATTGGGGACTTTGCGCTGCTGCACTCAGCACTGCCATCGCTGGTGCACGCACGTGCATGGAGCATCGACGTTCTCGTGGTGGTGCTTAAAAACTCCGTGGCCGCCATCACGGGGGGTCAGTGGTTGCCAGAGCTGGAGCTTCTCGATGATGTGGTGAGGGGCATCTGTCCGGAGGTGAGGGTGGTAAGCTGCAGTGCGCTCGATAGGGATGGGTGGCACGAGCTTCTCTCTACGCTCTTGGAGGGCCATGGCTTAAGGATGGTGATTGCAGAGGGCGTGTGCCCAGAGGGCTAA
- a CDS encoding aconitase X, translating to MHLTPQEQAMLDGEEGGSVQECMEILVALGKVFGAERLVRVRSAQIAGVSYATIGEGGLHWLEHLDAKVRIPAWMNPAGMDIKRWRDMGIDEQFAQRQMRVMSAYMRLGVEPACTCTPYYVHPPKMGEHVAWSESSAVVFANSVCGARTNREGGPSALCAAITGRTPCYGMHLEHERAPRVHVVVEDVLKGHEYGALGLLMGERLGSTIPLFTMRSVPTRDELKALGAAMAASGSVPMFHVANITPEAQKYMQMLPELERITIGREELLDTVQMEPEAVALGCPHCSAAELKTVEQMLRGKSVRRPLWVFTSRAVADANASIVRSIERAGAKVLCDTCMVVSPATRQFSCVMVNSGKAYRYLRTLQGIQAVLASTRQCIEWACGGR from the coding sequence ATGCACCTCACACCCCAAGAGCAGGCCATGCTGGATGGCGAGGAGGGGGGGAGTGTTCAGGAGTGCATGGAAATACTGGTGGCGCTTGGCAAGGTATTTGGAGCAGAGAGGCTCGTGAGGGTAAGGAGTGCTCAAATTGCGGGCGTGTCGTATGCCACCATTGGTGAGGGCGGGCTGCACTGGCTCGAGCACCTCGACGCCAAGGTCAGAATTCCCGCATGGATGAATCCAGCGGGCATGGACATCAAAAGATGGCGCGACATGGGCATAGACGAGCAGTTTGCGCAAAGGCAGATGAGGGTGATGAGCGCCTACATGCGGCTTGGGGTGGAGCCAGCATGCACGTGCACTCCCTACTACGTGCATCCCCCCAAGATGGGGGAGCATGTGGCATGGAGCGAGTCCTCTGCAGTGGTGTTTGCCAACTCGGTGTGCGGAGCGCGCACCAACCGCGAGGGAGGACCCAGCGCGCTGTGTGCTGCCATCACCGGGAGAACACCCTGCTATGGGATGCACCTCGAGCACGAGAGGGCACCTCGCGTGCACGTGGTGGTGGAGGACGTGCTAAAGGGCCATGAGTACGGCGCTCTGGGGCTCCTGATGGGAGAGCGGCTTGGCTCCACAATACCGCTGTTTACGATGCGCTCTGTGCCCACCCGCGACGAGCTGAAGGCACTTGGAGCGGCAATGGCAGCCTCTGGCTCAGTGCCCATGTTCCACGTGGCAAACATCACTCCAGAGGCGCAAAAGTACATGCAAATGCTACCCGAGCTCGAGCGCATCACCATCGGCAGGGAAGAGCTGCTGGATACAGTCCAGATGGAGCCAGAGGCGGTGGCGCTGGGCTGCCCCCACTGCTCTGCTGCCGAGCTAAAAACAGTCGAGCAGATGCTTAGGGGAAAGAGTGTGAGGCGACCCCTGTGGGTGTTCACATCGAGGGCGGTGGCGGACGCCAACGCCTCAATCGTGCGCAGCATCGAGAGGGCTGGGGCAAAGGTGCTGTGTGATACGTGCATGGTGGTCTCTCCAGCCACCCGCCAGTTTTCGTGCGTGATGGTGAACTCTGGCAAGGCTTACAGATACCTAAGAACACTTCAGGGCATACAGGCTGTGCTCGCATCCACACGTCAATGCATCGAGTGGGCATGTGGGGGTCGATGA